One stretch of Alcaligenes aquatilis DNA includes these proteins:
- a CDS encoding ABC transporter ATP-binding protein, whose protein sequence is MLELRHVQVLFGRKPVLQDLSFTLKAGQRLGVLGPSGEGKSTLLRLVAGLIKPDSGQIWNPFRHPVLVFQQPRLLPWRSVLDNVQIPLRAQGLSAAQAKERAMYWLAQVELASVAQCWPGELSGGMAQRVALARAFALQPDLLLLDEPFSALDPALRHSLAQVCLRCLEETGAALLYVSHQPRELMRVADSCLLLQKGQGQLFEPASPGDAAAREHLADSLYAQLLSQEALTP, encoded by the coding sequence ATGCTTGAGCTACGCCATGTCCAGGTCCTGTTTGGACGAAAGCCGGTTTTGCAGGATTTAAGTTTCACTTTGAAAGCCGGGCAGCGCCTGGGCGTTCTGGGGCCTAGTGGTGAAGGCAAAAGTACCTTGCTGCGTTTGGTGGCAGGGCTGATCAAACCCGATAGCGGCCAGATCTGGAACCCGTTTCGTCACCCCGTGCTGGTGTTTCAGCAGCCTCGTTTACTGCCTTGGCGCAGCGTGCTGGATAACGTGCAGATTCCGCTGAGGGCACAGGGCCTGTCGGCTGCTCAAGCCAAAGAGCGTGCCATGTATTGGTTGGCTCAGGTAGAGCTGGCCAGTGTTGCCCAGTGCTGGCCGGGGGAGTTGTCTGGTGGCATGGCGCAGCGGGTGGCACTGGCCCGCGCCTTTGCCTTGCAGCCGGACCTTCTGCTGCTGGACGAACCTTTCAGTGCCCTGGACCCGGCCTTGCGCCATAGTCTGGCCCAAGTCTGCCTGCGTTGTCTGGAAGAAACTGGAGCGGCACTGCTGTATGTCAGCCATCAACCTCGCGAACTGATGCGGGTGGCCGACTCTTGCCTGCTACTGCAAAAAGGGCAGGGCCAACTGTTTGAGCCTGCCAGCCCTGGCGATGCCGCTGCCCGTGAGCATCTGGCCGATTCTTTGTATGCCCAACTCTTGTCTCAGGAGGCTTTGACGCCATGA
- a CDS encoding CopD family copper resistance protein: protein MTAYPVILLFHLFAALFFIGTVFFEVLMLEGIRKHVPREAMRTLEIAIGDRARRIMPWVLLVLYSAGIGLAWHHRAALAHPFDNTLGLFLTIKILLALSVFAHFLTAMTLRRTGRLKSIHFKRIHLSVFCHMVGIVILAKTMFYLHW from the coding sequence ATGACTGCCTATCCCGTGATTTTGCTGTTCCATCTGTTTGCCGCCCTGTTTTTTATTGGCACGGTGTTCTTTGAAGTCCTGATGCTGGAAGGCATACGCAAGCACGTTCCACGAGAGGCCATGCGTACATTGGAGATTGCGATTGGTGACCGTGCCCGCCGCATCATGCCCTGGGTTCTGTTGGTTCTGTACAGCGCCGGGATAGGTTTGGCCTGGCATCACCGCGCGGCGCTGGCCCATCCTTTTGATAACACTTTGGGTCTGTTCCTGACCATCAAGATTCTGTTGGCGCTGAGCGTTTTTGCTCACTTTCTGACCGCCATGACCTTGCGACGCACCGGACGCCTGAAGTCCATCCATTTCAAGCGCATTCACCTAAGCGTGTTCTGTCACATGGTCGGGATCGTGATCCTGGCCAAGACCATGTTTTATCTGCACTGGTAA
- a CDS encoding TonB-dependent receptor family protein — protein MSHVPVLRRLTVSLALGGLWSGAAWAEPSTSTLSPIVIKAPVGQSVLQADLRQEKARLDAVPGGTNLIQPQEELRLVTLRDALDYQPGLVVQDFFGGIDQPRLNIRGSGIQSNPVNRGVLLLQDGLPLNEADGSFVIGFLEPRNSSLISVRRGANALSASATTLGGELDFRSMSGTQGDTISVEGGSFGRLGLYAAKGFQTDEFDGRLAVSHDKADGYRHHSDSERTNVQGNIGFKRGQFENRTYLSYVDLKFDIPNVVPRERLYSDPRSVMGDYDTPQDRAANVYKRDPNRKATQFRLANRSYWGTEEFNQTVGLYWQTVDDTFTNPQVSSPTKGHTYGAQWQVAGREGSLDYRLALDWARSDMDRELYAVNPANGSRALFFGDYRLRAENRNALLGLSWNVAPQWTVVGDVKYSQAIRDARNRLGGETLDQKWSYASPKLGVVWQPSEDLRVFANVSRSHEAPTYWEIISAQVPQPMNVRSAVTGLTELNVQKATTFELGGAGRLGSGESAVDWSLAVYRSNVKDELMAVSDATGASSVTFNYGDRTRHQGVEAGLSGSLPAPAAGRWDYRLSYTYSDFRFRGGEYEGNRIAGVPKHLLGAELMYRRGGWRFGPNLRWLASDTPTNHQNVQGTHQNAYAIWGFKVAYQHDKHWSAYLMADNIFDKTYASSYVIRRSASEAMPTYLAGNGRSFFGGVKYNF, from the coding sequence ATGTCACACGTTCCTGTATTGCGTCGGCTGACGGTCAGCCTGGCGCTGGGAGGGCTGTGGTCGGGCGCCGCCTGGGCCGAGCCGTCTACCTCCACCTTGTCTCCCATTGTCATCAAGGCGCCTGTTGGGCAAAGCGTGCTGCAGGCTGATCTGCGACAAGAGAAAGCCCGTTTGGATGCCGTGCCTGGTGGTACTAATTTGATCCAGCCGCAGGAAGAGCTGCGTCTGGTGACTTTGCGCGATGCTCTGGACTATCAGCCCGGTCTGGTGGTGCAGGATTTTTTTGGTGGCATTGATCAGCCACGGCTCAATATCCGGGGTTCGGGCATTCAAAGTAATCCGGTCAATCGAGGTGTTTTGTTGTTGCAAGATGGCCTGCCTTTGAACGAGGCGGATGGCTCGTTTGTGATTGGTTTTCTGGAACCGCGTAACAGTTCCCTGATCAGTGTGCGCCGAGGTGCAAATGCCTTGTCGGCCAGTGCGACCACCTTGGGTGGTGAGCTGGATTTCCGTTCCATGAGCGGCACGCAAGGCGACACCATCAGCGTGGAAGGCGGCAGCTTTGGGCGTCTGGGTTTGTATGCGGCCAAGGGTTTTCAGACGGACGAATTCGATGGGCGCTTGGCTGTCAGCCATGACAAGGCCGATGGCTATCGCCATCACTCGGATTCCGAGCGTACGAATGTGCAGGGCAATATTGGCTTCAAACGCGGGCAGTTCGAGAACCGCACCTACCTGTCTTATGTGGATTTGAAGTTTGATATTCCCAATGTGGTCCCGCGTGAACGTCTCTACAGCGATCCGCGCAGTGTGATGGGTGATTACGACACGCCGCAGGACAGGGCGGCGAATGTCTATAAGCGTGACCCGAATCGCAAGGCCACGCAGTTCCGCTTGGCTAACCGCAGCTATTGGGGAACGGAGGAGTTCAACCAGACCGTGGGCCTGTACTGGCAGACCGTGGACGATACTTTTACGAATCCGCAAGTGTCCTCGCCCACCAAAGGGCATACCTATGGGGCGCAATGGCAGGTAGCGGGCCGTGAAGGCAGCCTGGATTATCGCTTGGCGCTGGACTGGGCGCGCAGTGATATGGATCGTGAGCTGTACGCGGTTAATCCCGCCAATGGCAGCCGCGCCTTGTTTTTTGGGGACTATCGCCTGCGTGCTGAAAACCGCAATGCGCTCTTGGGCTTGAGCTGGAATGTGGCACCCCAGTGGACGGTGGTGGGGGATGTGAAGTACAGCCAGGCGATTCGTGACGCGCGCAATCGTTTGGGTGGCGAGACCTTGGATCAGAAATGGTCGTATGCCAGCCCGAAACTGGGCGTGGTGTGGCAGCCGTCCGAGGATTTGCGGGTGTTTGCCAATGTCAGCCGCAGTCATGAGGCGCCTACGTATTGGGAGATCATCAGTGCGCAAGTGCCGCAGCCCATGAATGTGCGTTCGGCAGTGACGGGGCTGACGGAATTGAATGTGCAAAAGGCCACGACTTTTGAGTTGGGCGGAGCCGGGCGTTTGGGTAGTGGCGAGTCGGCGGTGGACTGGTCCTTGGCTGTGTATCGCAGCAATGTGAAAGATGAGCTGATGGCTGTCAGTGATGCGACGGGGGCGTCGTCAGTGACGTTCAACTATGGCGATCGCACACGGCACCAGGGGGTGGAAGCGGGTTTGAGCGGTTCTTTGCCTGCTCCGGCGGCAGGACGTTGGGACTATCGCCTGTCCTATACCTACAGCGATTTCCGTTTCCGTGGGGGCGAGTATGAGGGCAATCGCATTGCCGGGGTGCCCAAGCATTTGCTGGGGGCAGAGCTGATGTATCGCCGTGGTGGCTGGCGCTTTGGGCCGAACCTGCGCTGGCTGGCTTCGGATACGCCGACCAATCATCAGAATGTGCAAGGCACGCATCAAAATGCGTATGCCATTTGGGGATTCAAAGTTGCCTATCAGCATGACAAGCATTGGAGTGCGTATCTGATGGCAGATAACATTTTTGATAAGACTTACGCCAGCAGTTATGTGATTCGTCGCTCGGCTTCGGAGGCGATGCCCACGTATCTGGCGGGCAATGGCAGGAGTTTTTTTGGTGGGGTGAAATATAACTTCTGA
- a CDS encoding helix-turn-helix domain-containing protein yields MMNTYLLTTEDTDPRTLPEQAVLYAHLLTRDAMKDECVRKLVVAPRFVRSDKGIPYAVLKDMRTHRWTLIRAWREYLEIKRERLAGRLGISVAEYNVIEKGLVPLSQAMLALLAQGMGLDETQLQVSTYQPVLDPLALS; encoded by the coding sequence ATGATGAACACGTATTTATTGACCACTGAAGATACCGATCCTCGCACATTGCCCGAGCAGGCGGTGTTGTATGCCCATCTGTTGACACGCGATGCCATGAAAGACGAGTGTGTGCGCAAGCTGGTGGTCGCACCGCGTTTTGTGCGTTCGGATAAAGGGATTCCGTATGCGGTGCTCAAGGATATGCGCACGCATCGCTGGACTTTGATTCGAGCCTGGCGCGAGTATCTGGAGATCAAGCGCGAACGCCTGGCCGGCCGGCTGGGGATCAGTGTGGCGGAATATAACGTGATCGAGAAAGGTCTTGTTCCGTTGAGCCAGGCTATGTTGGCTCTTCTGGCGCAGGGAATGGGTCTGGACGAGACGCAGTTGCAGGTGTCTACGTATCAGCCCGTGCTGGACCCGTTGGCCTTGAGCTAG